acatttgatATTACCCAAATAAATGTAGATTCTTGGAGgacaaaaaacattaaaaggagtATACAAAAGAAGGAATTATATTTCCCCCCTCCAAGCCTTCCCTTTGGGCCTCGAGAAAGAAGACAGCAACTTCCCTTCAAAGCCATTTCCTACCTGGAGATGACGCGGAGCTGGCTGCTCATTGTCTGAATCTGCTCTACCATATACAGAAGCTCCTGGGAACATCTTTGGTCTACACAGTTCTTAGCAATGATGCGGATAAGTCTGGCGAAGTTTTGTCCGGAAGTCGCAATTTTCCTGGCAGAGGTAATGAGCTGTTCTTTGGTCTataccaaaagaaatgaaagagttgGAAGTAGGTGAACAACGCCTCCGCAGGTTTGCCCTAAGAAATCGGTGGCAAACTGTTAACATCCAAAACTTGCTTGGTACAACTTATTTCAGCCCCGGAATGAACATATTTTAGCTTGGTCTAAAACTGTGATGTCCTGAACCTCCTCCAGAGGCTTCAAGTCCAGACACTCCAGGTTAGCAAGAAGCTTATTCTCCTGAAAACCACAGAATGAGGTGGTCCAGGCCCATCTGTCCATGGGGACTGCTGAAGGGAAGGTGGCCCAGCCTCCTGGTCTTGGGCTAGATTTTCTGCACAGGAGCTGTGGCCTGCAGTGGCTCAGAGAGAGTTTTCAGCAGGTCCGGGGCAGAGATAAGGCCCCTAAGAAGGGCCAGGTGTAAGGAACGTGCAGGTTGAAGGAGGTCTTGGCTTGACCAAAGGGTCAAAGGCCTATAGCCACATGTAGAGCTTCCCAGTTGGAAAGTGATAATTAATGGGTTGGTGACAGAAGCCTTTTCCTAACCAGGTCTGAAAAGGCTTCAGAGAACAAGGAAAGGAGACCGGCCTGGCTTTTGTTGTGGTCAGGGAATGGGGCCAGGGTGGGAGTTTCCACTCAACAGTCAGGGCTTGTGTGGTTTGAACTTCCCACTAGCACCAAAGGAGACCGTGCCTGGACCTTCTTGTTGGCTTGCCCAGATGTGGAGCACGAGGGGAAGAAGAAGGAGTGGGTGGGGCTTGAAAGCTGTCAGCAAACATTAAAAATGGAGTCAGACTCTTTAGTGTACCTGCCCTGTTGAGGGGCCTCTAAATTCCATGAGGATGGACAGAACTTACTTTTGTCTGCCCCATTCTTTTCGTAATGGCCAGCCTGGTGGGGAGCCACTTCCTGGTTCCCTCTCCTCCATGTGTCATGCTGTCTCAGCTTCTCCAGTaaggaagaaaacaatcctaATAAACCTGTGTTGGAGGCTCAGTTTATTAGAGGTATTTGCAATTCCAGATAAGAAAGGAGTGCGTACAGATGTGTCCAATGCCTAATTCAAGCAATTCCAAGCTCCAGGGCAGACCAGTCCGAGAAACCTCCCTTTCAACTGGGAGAGCCTTTTTGAAACACAGAACTCAAGCAGCCAGTCCTAAATTAGCCAAATCTGTGCCAGGTCATTTGACACTATGTtgctccttctttttaaaaaactgatgttGCAACCCCAAACCAAGCCCCATCCCAAACATCCAAGGCAGCACACTTCTTTATGATGTCCCAGGAGAATACATGAGTCCTCACACCCTCgagaatttgtttctgttttatgataCGCCACCCCAGTTAGCAAATGAGTCCTAAAATGTGTACTTTACTTCTTTGGATAAGGCTTGGGTTTAGGCAAGCTCTGCATCTGTCAACTCTGTCCCTGTACCAAATGTGGGTTTGATTACCTGATTTCAGAATTACTGGTCTTTAGgataagaatgaaaaggaatactAAAGAAATAGGAGAGAGGAGGGTGAGAGAACCCCTCTTTTTTCCTGTGGGTATTTTATTTTGTACACATTACTGCGACAGTTTCCCTGACCTAGATAAGGACGTGAGGAATGGCTATCGTTCTCTGCTGGTACACAGACAGTGCTGATGAAGGTCGTGATGCTGGAAAGTCTTTAGTAAGAACATCTCCATGTGTGAAGGGGGAGGGCTCAACTGAGGAGGTCAAGCTGGAATATTCCAGAACTCATAACCTGGGTCTCAAAAGTGCCAGAGAAAACTCAAACCACATGAGAATAAACTTTTGTAGACCTCTGCCAGGAAAGGAGATGCTTACCTTTTCTGCCTCTCCAAGGGAAACCTTCATCCAATCTCCCCATcttcctccctgcttcctccaATTCTGCCCCCAGCCTCAGGGCTGAAGAGTTGCTAATACGGTTGACTCAGGATTACTGCTCTGCCCCCATGCCTGTGCTGCCTGTTACCCCCCAACCAGCCATTTTTaactcttttctctgttttactcAAGAGCACCAGGGACTTTGGTTGTTAAAACCTGATTGGTATTAAGATCGAGATTTGGAGGATTCGTGGGGAAATTCTGCATAGTCACTCCATTTTACCAGGCACTAGCCTCACTGTTAAAAATCAccatttgattttccttttgtcATTTCCCTTTAGCGCACGTTTCCCCGGGGAACTGCACGGGCTGGAGGATTTGCATATTCCTGGGCCCTCAGCCACATGGCCCCATCAGCACCCAAGTCCTATATAAATTAGAATATCTGAGATGTTTGGAAGGAAATCGGCAGTCAGCAAGAAGTGGTAACTGCTCCCACTTTTGACCTAATGACCTTGGGGTAACTGTTCCAGTGAGAAACTAACTGAAGTGGACGTGGGTTGGGAGAAAGAAGAGGCCAATGAAAGGTCTGAGTCTTGGGTGTGGTAGGGCTGCTGGGCTTGGCTTTGCAGTCACCTAGTCTGGAGGTGCCCTGACATCCAACCTTCTCTCCGGGCCCTGCTCCTCTACCGCATGAGGCCCAGCCACGGGTTTGGGGGCCATGAGTACCCAGCAGACCTAGACTAGAAGGCATGTTCTAAATGGCTCTTGGTGCCATTCAATCTCTTCCTTCTGGTCCCCACACTCAGTAAAtggacttcttttatttttttcaatgttgATGTGTGTGTGGATGGCAAATGATGCTTAACTACATTGAATCAAGGAGATGGCTAAAGAGAATTAGAACAGGTGACCTGTGGTTGAAgttgcccccccaccccaaagccaGTGGAAAGTAGCCCCCATCCTCTCCAGGCTGTGCTGGCCCTGAATGGCCATCCTTCAGGAGCTTGCAGCCCTGTTACCTCTATTTTGGGGAATTTTTAAAGACGTAAATGGCTCCCTTCAGTTCATCCTCTGGGATAGGAATGGGTCTTGATTTTACTAAACTGCAGCTTCCGGCAAATTATCTAGATCCCTGATGGACTAAGACAAAGCCTTAGTAACGAGCCCACAGGAggggggaagagaaaaatgaagtgagCTCTATGATACGCCcagatggagagagaagacagcACCGAAAAATGCTACGTGCCCGATGGCCCCCGCTCGTGGCCCCTCTGTCCTGGCTCCTGCGGGGCAGCAGCTGAGAGACCCATTTCCCCCCGTGATGCCCAGTCCTCCCACCACCCACTGAAGGTCAAGTACCAAGATGCATCCTCTCCTCCTCAGACTCTGAGCCATCAGGAACACCTCCTTGGCCATCTCCTGGGTAACCTGGGTGATTCTGTTCCCACTGTTCACGCTGCCATCCTCTGGGAGAGGCAGGTCCACCTCAGTGTGCGGCCAGGCTGGACAGCTGGGGGAGCTGCCAGGGGTGCCGCTATGCTGGTGCTGTAAGAAGAAGACAGGGTGGAACTGACGAAATTCAAGATGCTCAGATCTTTTAACTGCAGTGGGGATGTTAATGGcttcttcaccatttttaaaagaagagtggGAATCAAGAGGGTTTCCTGATCCCCACATGCCAGCAGCTCTTGACAATCTCCTccaaatacctaggaaaaaagtGACAAGAGGAAACAATGAATCCCTATTGCTCTGTGCTCCTTTCACCCAGAATTTGCATAAACTGCAACCAGGCAGACTCAGATCCCCAGTATAGttaaaatatcacattttctttcctttggtgaATTTCCAGGGCTTACCTGGGAGAACCTCTAGCTCCTTGAAGAAATTCAGGAATCCTTGAATGTCcctactttgggacagtttcataTCAATTATTCCATATGGAAGGACTTTACAGTTCTggtatgaataattatttttccccCATTAACTTGCTTATTATTTTCTAGTGAGAAAAACAGCAGCTTCTTCCAACCAGAAGTGGGCGAGGCCATGTTATTCTTTTTTGGACCCTAAGTAGAGGCTCTCCTAAGCCTCTTCCAGACTCTGGAATCGAGACCAGGTGTACTGCCCTTGAAGGTAAACCCAATAACAAAGTGTCAAGAGTGCCCTTGATCATCTCTCGGCCTCACCCACCAGATCCTGAGCTCCTGGGGGTAGGGGCTGTGCCCTGGGTGCAGATGGGAAGGAGAACATGGGTGGGAGGAACCTCTGGGCCTTCCTACACCCTGACTTCTCTCCCAAGACCCCAACGTAGCATACTGATGTCTCAGAAGGGTCATAACGTAGCTGTTGGAAAAGTATGAGTGTGACAGCAAATTCTATCTAAATTGAGAGATATAAGTTCATGATCCTGTTTGGTCTGAGGCTATATATGTAGCAAATATGTCACCAGGAGaggaatggaaatcaaaggaTAACTGCTCCAGGCACGTGTCCCTTCCACCCCCACCTTGCTGGCCACTTTGTCCAGTCTTTGTCATGCTCCACTCACTGCCGAGCACGCAGGAAGGGTTCTGGGCTAAAGATGTGACATCAGGAGACCAATGATCCAAGGAAGGGGTTGGATGAATCACATCATTTGGCTGTAGCTGTAGAGCTCAGGTGGGTGTTTAAGCGAGCGGTTGCCATGTGACAGACAAGGGGACATATGTGAGTCTGGGACCAGGAGACCGTGGAGGCTGGGATCTAAGTGTGGTGCTTGGCCCCAAGCTTGGCCCAGGAGCAAGCAGAGGCAACAGCTGCCAAGCATGTGGGGAAAGCCCTGATCATTTGGGTTTGACTCAGAAGTTGTCCAGATGCTGAGAAGAGTAACCAGCCAGGTGGGTGGCTGGAGGAGGTACAGGGCATCCATAGTGAAGGCTTAACTGCAGGCTGTTTACCTCTCCAACCATAAAGTATTCACTTCCACATTGGGAGCACATCTGAGCACAGGTATGCGGCCCCGGGGCTCATAGCCACTTGCAAACCAAGTTCACGTCAGAGCTCTTATTGCCTGCCAtgtccttcctctcttccctggcAAATACAAATCCCAAACTGCCTTTGAAGCTCAACTCAAGACCACCCTCCTCTCAGGAGACATCTAGAATATCTGCTCTACCCCTCCCATTACCATTTTGCCCCCAAATTTGAACTCCTTCTGCCCTTCTAGGCTGTCTTTAGCATCCCAGCAAGCAATCTAGATCACTTACCATGCACCTGCGATGCCCCAGACACCGTGCTTGTCCTGAAGGATCTAAAGATGAGTCAGATGAAGTCCTTGAACTTTAGCGGTTGAGAGTTTAGACTTTCTGTGCTAGTGCATATTGAGAAGTCACCTGGCTTTTTTTGTATTACGTCTTCAATTAAATAATCCCCCACCTTCTGAAAACTGTTTGCTGGCCTCATTTTAGACAGGTTGGGATGCCCCCTGACTGCCGGGAGGGGCAAGTCGGAGCCTTTTCTGGAGAAGGACCAACACACTGAGGGCCAGCAGGCTGCCCAGATGGGGCCCGGGATTATGTGACATGAAGAGAAAGGCGAGAACTCAACTGAGACTAAGACTCAACCGTAGTGACTAAAAACCAGGGTGAAAATGGCAAATATGGGATTTGGTGGGCTTTGAGCCAAGGGATAGGCAACTaggaaatagtcttttcaactCATGCCTCGTATTCAACTGTCAGGGACCTTAAGCATCCAAAGCTAGCAGTGTCTCCAGGCTCTTCAGTAATGAAGGAGGCTAGGACTCTGTTGGAGAGCCCATAACTGGAATAAAGAATTTCCAGACTGTGACTTACAAGTGCCCAAAAGATGCACCTTCCCAAGGCCATGCCCTCCCTCAGGGGCTCACAGTTTGAGGTGCTGTTCTGGGCCGTGTGGAGGGTGTCTCCACCCCCCAGGAGCCCCAGGGAGTGGGACAGTGGAGCAGACACGCACCATGGATGTGATTCTCCCTTCTCCAATTGCCCTCCCACCCGGGGGTAGCCCTCCCGGCAGGACCGCTGTCCCTACTGTCCCCTGCTATGCACTGGAATTAGGTGTATGAAGGAGAATGCTTCCCTGGGGTGGGCACCTTGGCATGTGAGGCCTTGCTCTTCACCCAGAGAAAAGCAGCCTGCAACAGCAGAGGTGACACCCCTTCGTGGACAGGAGGGGTGATGGGGGCTGAATGAGCCTGCTGTTCTCACCATTCTGGGTGCCAGCTGACCTGGGCGGGCAGTTCTCTGAAATGCTCGTGTCGGGAGGCTTTGCTGAGACGGGGACTGTGTCAGCTGAACTGAGAGAAACAGAATGTGCTGTCAGTGAAGTCAGCGGCATTACGTATGTGTCAGAAAGACCCTGTGGAAAAACAGATCAGGAGGAGCTGGCAGGACGTCTGTATTCATGAGACCAGGAGCCACGGAGCAGGAGAGATGAGAAGACAGCGGGAGCCTGAGCAAAGCGGGCTTAGGCTGCAGGAGCAAGGGAACTGTGCCTGCCGGGCTCCCAGAGAATCTGGGAACAGGGCCTTTCTCATGGTAATgacattttaatgagaaaaacgAAGTAAAGAGTAATGGGGTGGAGAAGCACATGGTCTGGTCAACTTTATCTTGGGAGAAAGCCCAGGGAAAGGTTTGGGGGGGAGTCTGGGCAGCCAAGCATAAGGTCACGAAGGGGACAGATCAGGTTATGCACAAAACGCTGGGCCGAGCACATCTACCTGGGAACTTCTTGGGCGGTCACTGCCAACCTATTATATCTCCCACGGTTGACGTTAAGTAAATCAAATGTTTGGGCTCCACAATCCCTGACATTGTCTGGTGCCCCAGAAGGCAACGACTACACGTGGAAGGTGTTCAACAGACCCAGAAGCCTTCCAGTAAATCTTTCTTTTTGCCTACGAGGATTCAGGTTGGATTCCTGCCACTTGCAAACCAAAGAACCCCTGACTGGAGCAGGGAGGTAACATCGTGGAGGTCAAGGTGGCATGAAGCAGCCCGATCCACAGGAGCAGTGCTGTCAGTCACAGCAAGGGGAACCCCCTCCAGATGGGGCCATGGGAAGAACTTCATGCAAGTCAATCATTATAGGCCCTACCACAGGGCACTAACTATGTTCCAGGCAAGTGCGAGTATTTTCCGTGGATGCTTTCATCAACCTTCTGCCAGGAAAGTATCAATGTTCCCATTTTCTAGACTAGGATCTTAAAGTCCAAAATAGCTAAGAAACTTCTCTGAGATCTCAGAACTTGGAAATGGTAGAGGCAGGGACCGCGCAGGCAGTCTGGTTCCTGACCTTGGATTCTCAAAGGGTGCCCTGTGCTGCCTGCCAGGTGTGAATTACACACGTGGGCACCAAGAGAGCTTTTTCTGGAACTTGACAGGGGGCTTTGGTGACTAGAAAGAAGGCTgaggtgggggagaaggagagaggctgACTTTCCTACCATGCCCAGGTCCGCGACCGTCCCGGTGATGCCTGGGTCAGCAGTGCAGGTCCCCACTGAGCTCCCTGCGGTGTCTCTTGGAGCAGCACCCTGAGAATCTACACGGCTGGCTTCAGCGGCTCCTGATGCACCCTCCCCACGGTGGagctggggctgggtggggtcCTCTTCATCACTGGGCTTCAAGCACTGGGCCAGGAGTCTCCAAGCCTTGGTGTGACCACCTTTCCAGGCCTGGAGCTGGGCCACAGCATGGTGGGCCTTGGCTGCCCACTCCTGCTGAAGCCAGCCCTCTGGGCATTCTCGGAGCACAGGGACCCGCTGGGCCACCTCCTTGGTGAGGACGAGAATGCTCTCCAGAGCCATGAGAAGGTCTTCCTGGCAGGGCCCAGACTCCTGACCTCCAGCCACAATTCCCTGCACAGCTTGGATACCAGACACCATTCTTTCCAGAGAGTCTTCTGGCCGGGTCTGGGGGTCTTTGCAGACAGAGAGCCTTGGGCAGAAGGCACCTTGGAGGACACGTTCATAGTCTGCATTGATGCTGCTGAGGTGGCCAGTCAGGGccttggcttgaagggtgagctcCAAGCAGAGAAGTTCAAAGCGGGTGGACAGGCTGGGAGATGGTTTGGGGAAGGAGGCCAGGATCTGTGCCACATCCAGCAGAGCATCTGTGAGCACATGAACCTCCCTGCACAGAAAGGAGATCTCACCCTTCACCTGCTCATCCCCACACAGAAGACAAGACAGCCTAGCAGCCTCTTGTAGCCTTTGAGAAACATCTGCTGCCTGAGCCAACCCTTCCTGCAGTCCCTGCTGGTCCTTCACAGCCTGTCGCAGGGGCAGTAGGAACAGGCCTTGTCTCCCGCTGAGCCTCTCCAGGCACTGGAACAGGTCTTGGACAGCCACTGACCATAGCAGGCACCCATCCTCAATGCTCTCCTCCCACGACCTGGGGGCTTGGAAACCATCAGAGGCCAGAACTTTGTCCAAAAGCTGTTTGGCATGGGTCTCCGCCTCCTCCAATCTGCCTTGCACTTGTAAATGTGCTTCTGGATGCCCAGATGAGTCAGAATCCTTCTTACCCGAATCCATGGGTCCACTTTTGACTGCTAGTTGAACCACTGAGGCTAAGTTCTGCTGAagctccatgaacactgtcatgTTCTCTTGAAGATCAGCTGCTGGCTTGTTGCAAAACAGCTGTTGACACAGAGAATACCAGTCACCAGCTATGGCTACCAAACTTTGCCTGGTTTCCCTGGTCTTCCCAGACAGTTGGAGAGCCACTTCCAGAAGCCCATCAGTTCTAGCAGTTGTGCAATGTTCTATCTCCCTTGCTAGGTCAATAATAGAAGGTGCCAGTGATGGGATTTCTTGCAGTCCAGTCATCCTCTCTGACGCCAGTGGTCCCTCTCCAGCCAGGGCCTCCTGAGCTGCCTCCACAGCTGCATCCTGGTCCTGCAGGATGGTGTGAGCTGAGGTCACTCCCTGGTGGCTCAGGCTGTCTACAGCAAGCGTGGGTTTGCTGATGGCAGGGAGTGGAGAGCCCACCTTCTGTAGACCGGTGTCAAGAATCAAGGGGCAAAAAAGATGATCCCTAGGTGGATAGGAGGCGCCTCGGTCGCTTTTCCCCAACCCAGGCTCCCTTTGGTGTTTCAGTGCAGGAGCTGTGCAATCCTGGAGGCTGgagagaatgaaataaggccGTCTCTCAGCCATGTCAAACCTCTGGACTTGGTCCCGAAGGGGACTGAGGATATCTGGGTGGTTAGTTCCATCCAGCCCCTCTCGGATGCTCTGAGCTGAAGAGATCACATGTTTCGCCAAAGTTAATAGTGCATCTGTGTCCTGAGAGCCGTGCCCACCTGAACAGTGCTCCCCAGCTGCACCCAGGACCCGGGAGGATTGCTCCAGCTGCTGGATCAAGACTCTCAGGCCATTCCGGAAAATAGGATCTCGATCTTGGTCCACATACCTGCCCATCACCTGCACGATGTGTGTCCCTCGACCCTGTAAATATGCCACAAGTGGAGAGAACTCTCTGGAATCTCCACTCCTCAAAGCCCATGTAAAAAAGTCCAGGTGCTTGGTCATTTCCTGAATGGACACACTCAGGAACTCAGGAATATCGAGAACATCATCAAAACACGCTAATAAGCCTTGAGATGCCCTGGCCCACTCCTGAAGCAGGGCCTGCAGGGCAGCAGGGCTGCAGTCCAGACCAGACCCTTGGGGGCTTTGTGAGAAAAGCTGTTGCACTCTGACCACAAGCCCCCGAAGGCCTGCCATGGTGGCCTCCATGTCTTTGCCAGTCTGCTGTCGTGGGCAGCAAACCAAGACCAAGTGAGCCACTCTGAGCATCCGGTTGGCCTGGTCATGGAAAGCAGCGAGGAGAAGCTGGAGGCTCTCAGGCAAGGCCTCGCCATCGCACCGGGAGGAGACTGAGGGAGTAGCCAAGGCGGCCCGGACCAGTCTTTGAAGAGGGCTTTGCGTGTCGGTGAACGTGTCCAGGATCTGGCGCAGCAGCCCGGTGCGGACCCCCTGGGAGAGGTCCTCAGTCGCGGCCCACAGCGCTGCGCACTCCTCCCCCGGCTCCTGGCTGTTCCCGCCCGTCCCCGGAGGCCCGTCAATCGGGTGCAGGCGCCGGACGCCGGCGCTCCGCAGCTCCAGCAGCCGGCGGCAACGGGCCACCAGGCGCAGGCGCTCGGGCGGCGGGGAGCAGGCGGCCAGGCGCATGCAGTGCCAGACCACGGCCGCCAGCGGCGCGTCCAGCCCGCCGCCCAGCCGCTCGGGTCCGGGCGCCGCCAGCAGCTCCCGCAGCTGCCGCAGACTTCGAGGGAGCGCGCCGTGCGGGGCGCTGGCCGCTGGGGCGGCGCCGGGCTCCAGGCGCCCCAGGAGCTCACTCAGGGTCTTCCTGGCCAGAGCGAAGACGTGGCGCCGGGAGGCGGCCAGCCGCGGGTCGCGGGGACGCCGGAGGTGGCCGCGGGCGGCCACGAGCAGCGCGGGAACGCAGCCCCGCAGCAGGCGGCCGGCGCGGCCCAGGCGCTCCTCGGACCCGCGCGCAGTCAGGCCGCCCAGGCTCTGCAGCGCCACCGCCAGGTCGGCGAAGGGGCCGCGCAGCGAGGCCGCGTCGCCCGCCGCTTCCAGCGCGTCCAGGCAAGTCAGGCACCAGCCCGCCGCTCGCACCATCTTCCTCGCCGTCGCCGCGTCTTCCAGCAGCAGGACCTGTTTGGGCAATCGGGGGAAGAGAAGCTGGGAAATGCCTACACGTTTCTGGAGCCGAAGCGAGAGCAACGGCAGCTGCTTTACCCCCATTGTGCAAATAAAGGTCCTCCAAAAGACTAAAGAGAATCtcagagataataatagtaataataatgatgacgaTGTCACCTAAGAGTGAcgtttaaagaaaacatttggcTTAACTGAAAATGTAAGCCCCTCTAAATTGAGCCACATTTAATGTGGGGTCCAATCTAGCTTTGAAGCGCCCTTCTCTTCACATTACAGGAGGAGCAGTCAACCGTCCACGTGGCAACCAACACACCACGACCGAAAGAGTGTTTAGGAAGCACTTACTGTTTGCATGAGGATGATGGGGGCTGGCGAGATGGCTTGTGCAAGAAGTGCCTCTAAGAAATCTTTCCTGGTCTGACTCTGTCGCTCCCTGACTGCTCTGTTCATCCACTTCAACAGAGCTGGTACCCAACCACTTCCAAGAGCCTAcccttcttcccctctcctcctcccatcaGCAGGTGCCAAAGCCCTCCGGCTGTGCCTCTCTCATCTCCCCATTTCAATCTTTCTTTAATGAGGATCTGTTAAATTACAACTACACCCCCTCCCAATAACCCACAGTATTAAAGTTTAAATGATgaacattattaatatattaatatttgataatatttgaGGCATGTAACATTGTAACAGGGAGCAATGTACCGAGCTAAAAGAGCTGTGACAGATGGTGGAATGTCAGGATGGAGAATGGGGAGTATTTGGAGGCTGAGGGGTTATCCTGGCCCCTGAGATCCTCCCAGCTGTAAGGCAATGCAGCAAGTTAGCCAAATAGGCTTAGAGTTGCCCAGGTTTTGGTAGCTTCTCGCCAGGTAGCTCCTGGCCATGGGTAGGGTGGGAAATGCATCCCTTATCATTACGGTTTGGTGGCCAAGTGTGGGGATCAGGGGTTGCACGTGGGTTTAAGAACATAGACTCAGTATGTCTACCCAGCTCCCTATGGCAGCCTCCACAATGAGCATTTATTAAATTGGTAATGAACTCTACAATCTTGGCATAAACTTGGGCAGGTTTCTCTCTCTGGGGTGGGCATCCCTTGTGGGAATGACATGCCCCGTCCATGCTTCCTAGCAATGAGCTCTCCGTCCAGAGCAACCGGCCAGCCAGCTCTGACATCAGCCTCACCTTCGTGGTGTCTACCAGGATGTGCTGAGCTGTGGTCACTAGCTCCTCCTGGTGGCTCTGACATTCCGGCTGAAGATGGAGCTTCTGAGCTACCAGCGTGATATTCCTTGAAGACAGGATCAGAGACTCCGCAGCAACCCCCATTTCCTCCTGGAGCCCCACTTCCTCAGTGTCTCCCGCCAGCCTAGACAGACATGTTCTTCGCTCAGCATTTACCAACACTCCATGGATGTAatgttacaaaaaagaaacatctcgGTAAGGAAACTATGACGCATAGAAGTTACAGAGCACTATGAAGCCATTAAAGTGGTGACGTAGGTCTATATGTCAGGTGACAGAAGCCTCTCCAAGATGTGATATTGAGTGAATAAAACCAAACTACAGAATAGTGTGTGGCAAGATCTAACAAACTTAATTTGTTTTCAATTAAGTGTAGATCTACATCGAGAACCATTTATCGAGAAGGATAATCATCAAACTGTGGTTCTATCTTGGCGTCTTAAAATAT
This genomic stretch from Balaenoptera acutorostrata chromosome 12, mBalAcu1.1, whole genome shotgun sequence harbors:
- the LOC103006479 gene encoding uncharacterized protein LOC103006479; its protein translation is MGVKQLPLLSLRLQKRVGISQLLFPRLPKQVLLLEDAATARKMVRAAGWCLTCLDALEAAGDAASLRGPFADLAVALQSLGGLTARGSEERLGRAGRLLRGCVPALLVAARGHLRRPRDPRLAASRRHVFALARKTLSELLGRLEPGAAPAASAPHGALPRSLRQLRELLAAPGPERLGGGLDAPLAAVVWHCMRLAACSPPPERLRLVARCRRLLELRSAGVRRLHPIDGPPGTGGNSQEPGEECAALWAATEDLSQGVRTGLLRQILDTFTDTQSPLQRLVRAALATPSVSSRCDGEALPESLQLLLAAFHDQANRMLRVAHLVLVCCPRQQTGKDMEATMAGLRGLVVRVQQLFSQSPQGSGLDCSPAALQALLQEWARASQGLLACFDDVLDIPEFLSVSIQEMTKHLDFFTWALRSGDSREFSPLVAYLQGRGTHIVQVMGRYVDQDRDPIFRNGLRVLIQQLEQSSRVLGAAGEHCSGGHGSQDTDALLTLAKHVISSAQSIREGLDGTNHPDILSPLRDQVQRFDMAERRPYFILSSLQDCTAPALKHQREPGLGKSDRGASYPPRDHLFCPLILDTGLQKVGSPLPAISKPTLAVDSLSHQGVTSAHTILQDQDAAVEAAQEALAGEGPLASERMTGLQEIPSLAPSIIDLAREIEHCTTARTDGLLEVALQLSGKTRETRQSLVAIAGDWYSLCQQLFCNKPAADLQENMTVFMELQQNLASVVQLAVKSGPMDSGKKDSDSSGHPEAHLQVQGRLEEAETHAKQLLDKVLASDGFQAPRSWEESIEDGCLLWSVAVQDLFQCLERLSGRQGLFLLPLRQAVKDQQGLQEGLAQAADVSQRLQEAARLSCLLCGDEQVKGEISFLCREVHVLTDALLDVAQILASFPKPSPSLSTRFELLCLELTLQAKALTGHLSSINADYERVLQGAFCPRLSVCKDPQTRPEDSLERMVSGIQAVQGIVAGGQESGPCQEDLLMALESILVLTKEVAQRVPVLRECPEGWLQQEWAAKAHHAVAQLQAWKGGHTKAWRLLAQCLKPSDEEDPTQPQLHRGEGASGAAEASRVDSQGAAPRDTAGSSVGTCTADPGITGTVADLGMHQHSGTPGSSPSCPAWPHTEVDLPLPEDGSVNSGNRITQVTQEMAKEVFLMAQSLRRRGCILTKEQLITSARKIATSGQNFARLIRIIAKNCVDQRCSQELLYMVEQIQTMSSQLRVISSVKASLARSKSSEELLVENAQQLLRAVSKTVRAAEAASLRGLRQPSPDPEELEVAAFCMQWRRKLRRHRLQETSDLDRDELGLRKTSTKGPPTLVALVQEAL